One Streptomyces coeruleorubidus DNA segment encodes these proteins:
- a CDS encoding amidase domain-containing protein: MLAATAVLAPLVVVAGPAPQAGAAEPAFPTVDFLTARADQYLEQRARTVTVSGARAAATSTVAATAEMTERLNAEYHQLAQMGYTYQEADGGYSRAEVTVTRNPDGPAGSVDGKTALFSFTEHTKLYHVLTPEEIAEGAPEAEEYSITHLLRFTRGTDDIWRLASDSANTGSMPPSTYMAQPELDLEIPEEDSGAPDAPEGGKVGASSPTGTPTPGDKPKAFRAMAGYNYPKMVAYANKHWKNYSDDWRRYDNDCTNFISQAMWAGGWRATAGSISSRKDNKKWFYGTTKLGTSYTWAGAENWYWFAQKHSKRTKILPRVWDLAYADVLQADWDRNGNINHTMIDTKDTSSNRYLTYHTPSVHNKSLKKILAKYPKAWWYAHRT; this comes from the coding sequence ATGCTCGCAGCAACTGCAGTCCTCGCGCCCCTCGTCGTGGTTGCCGGGCCAGCACCTCAGGCCGGTGCCGCCGAGCCGGCGTTCCCAACGGTGGACTTCCTCACCGCGCGCGCCGATCAGTACTTGGAGCAGCGTGCGCGCACGGTAACCGTAAGCGGTGCACGAGCTGCCGCAACATCGACGGTTGCGGCCACGGCCGAGATGACTGAACGGCTCAACGCGGAATACCACCAGCTTGCCCAGATGGGCTACACGTATCAAGAAGCCGACGGGGGATACAGTCGAGCCGAGGTGACCGTCACCCGGAATCCGGACGGCCCAGCAGGTTCAGTGGACGGAAAGACGGCTCTGTTCAGTTTCACCGAACACACGAAGCTCTATCACGTGCTCACGCCAGAAGAAATAGCGGAAGGCGCCCCCGAGGCGGAAGAGTACTCGATAACTCACCTGTTGCGGTTCACTCGCGGCACCGACGACATCTGGCGCCTGGCGAGCGACAGCGCGAACACCGGCTCAATGCCGCCTAGTACATACATGGCGCAGCCGGAACTCGATCTCGAGATACCTGAAGAAGACAGCGGCGCTCCAGATGCGCCGGAAGGTGGAAAAGTCGGAGCGTCTTCGCCCACCGGTACACCCACACCCGGGGACAAGCCGAAAGCCTTCCGGGCCATGGCTGGGTACAACTACCCCAAGATGGTTGCCTACGCCAACAAGCACTGGAAGAACTACAGCGACGACTGGCGCAGGTACGACAACGACTGCACCAACTTCATCTCGCAAGCGATGTGGGCCGGAGGCTGGAGGGCGACGGCAGGCAGCATTTCCTCGCGCAAGGACAATAAGAAATGGTTCTACGGTACAACGAAGCTGGGCACTAGCTATACCTGGGCGGGGGCCGAGAACTGGTACTGGTTCGCTCAGAAGCACTCCAAGCGAACTAAAATTCTCCCCCGCGTGTGGGACCTTGCCTACGCCGACGTGTTGCAGGCGGACTGGGATCGCAACGGCAACATCAACCACACGATGATCGACACCAAGGACACGAGCTCAAACAGGTACCTCACGTACCACACCCCAAGTGTGCACAACAAGAGCCTCAAGAAGATCCTCGCCAAGTACCCGAAAGCCTGGTGGTATGCGCACCGCACCTGA
- a CDS encoding glycoside hydrolase family 3 protein, whose protein sequence is MHDTGTGSTGNTAQPSRRTVLAATAGAVTALAAAGPSYAVGAPDDRQLRALVSRMMLQEKVGQLFVTRVYGHSATAPDQADIDANLKEIGVRTAAELVAKYRVGGIIYFAWAHNTREPHQIADLSNGIQRASLDLPRGLPVLISTDQEHGIVARVGRPATLFPGAMAVGAGGSRSDARTLGRIAGRELRAMGIRQDYSPVADVNVNPANPVIGVRSFGADPKAVAALVAAEVAGYQGAGVAATAKHFPGHGDTNVDSHTGFPTITHSRELWEKLDAPPFRAAIAAGIDSIMTAHLMVPALDDSGDPATLSRPILTGILRERLGYDGVVVTDSLGMEGVRTKYGDDRVPVLALKAGVDQLLNPPDLDLAWHAVLAAVRSGELTEARLDESILRILRLKTKLGLFRAPYVSHDGVDRTVGTRAHLAAADRIAERTTTLLVNEGRLLPLSRRRYPEVLVVGADPASPSGTTGPPTGVLAAALTELGFTATALPTGTAPSAAVIARAVAAARDADAVVAATYNVTAGSSQKTLVEQLVATGRPVVAVAIRNPYDVAQLPSVPACLAAYSWTDVELRAAARVIAGRVDPRGKLPVAVRRADDPEQVLYPIGHGLTY, encoded by the coding sequence GTGCACGACACCGGCACGGGAAGCACGGGAAACACCGCACAACCCTCCAGACGCACCGTCCTCGCCGCCACGGCCGGCGCCGTCACCGCCCTCGCGGCGGCCGGGCCCTCGTACGCCGTCGGCGCCCCCGACGACAGGCAACTCCGGGCCCTCGTCTCGCGTATGATGCTTCAGGAGAAGGTCGGCCAGCTCTTCGTGACGCGGGTGTACGGCCACTCCGCCACCGCCCCCGACCAGGCCGACATCGACGCCAACTTGAAGGAGATCGGGGTCCGTACGGCCGCCGAGCTGGTCGCGAAGTACCGGGTCGGCGGCATCATCTACTTCGCCTGGGCGCACAACACCCGCGAGCCGCACCAGATCGCGGATCTGTCCAACGGCATCCAGCGGGCCTCCCTGGACCTGCCGCGCGGGCTGCCCGTGCTCATTTCCACCGACCAGGAGCACGGGATCGTCGCCCGGGTGGGCAGGCCCGCGACGCTCTTCCCGGGGGCCATGGCCGTCGGCGCGGGCGGGTCGCGGTCCGATGCCCGGACGCTCGGGCGGATCGCGGGGCGTGAGCTGCGGGCGATGGGCATCCGGCAGGACTACTCCCCCGTGGCCGACGTGAACGTCAACCCGGCCAACCCGGTCATCGGCGTACGGTCCTTCGGTGCCGACCCGAAGGCGGTGGCCGCGCTGGTGGCCGCCGAGGTCGCCGGGTACCAGGGGGCCGGGGTGGCGGCGACCGCCAAGCACTTCCCCGGGCACGGGGACACCAACGTCGACAGCCACACCGGCTTCCCGACCATCACGCACAGCCGGGAGCTGTGGGAGAAGCTGGACGCACCGCCGTTCCGGGCGGCGATCGCGGCGGGCATCGACTCGATCATGACCGCGCATCTGATGGTCCCGGCCCTGGACGACTCCGGCGACCCGGCCACCCTCTCCCGCCCGATCCTCACCGGCATCCTGCGCGAGCGGCTCGGCTACGACGGGGTCGTCGTCACGGACTCCCTCGGCATGGAGGGCGTGCGGACCAAGTACGGCGACGACCGGGTGCCGGTGCTCGCGCTGAAGGCGGGCGTGGACCAGCTCCTCAACCCGCCGGACCTGGACCTCGCCTGGCACGCGGTCCTCGCGGCCGTGCGCAGCGGCGAGCTGACCGAGGCGAGGCTCGACGAGTCGATCCTGCGGATCCTGCGGCTGAAGACGAAGCTGGGGCTGTTCCGCGCGCCCTACGTCAGTCACGACGGTGTCGACCGCACCGTCGGCACCCGGGCGCACCTGGCGGCGGCCGACCGGATCGCCGAGCGGACGACCACCCTGCTGGTCAACGAGGGGCGGCTGCTGCCGCTGTCCCGGCGCCGGTACCCCGAGGTGCTGGTGGTCGGGGCCGATCCGGCCTCGCCGTCGGGGACGACCGGACCGCCGACCGGAGTGCTCGCCGCCGCGCTGACCGAGCTCGGCTTCACCGCCACCGCCCTGCCGACCGGGACGGCCCCGTCCGCCGCGGTCATCGCCAGGGCGGTCGCGGCGGCGCGGGACGCGGACGCGGTGGTGGCGGCGACGTACAACGTCACGGCGGGCAGCAGCCAGAAGACGCTGGTCGAGCAGCTCGTGGCGACGGGGCGGCCGGTCGTGGCGGTCGCGATCCGCAACCCGTACGACGTGGCCCAGCTGCCCTCCGTCCCGGCGTGCCTCGCGGCCTACTCCTGGACCGACGTCGAACTGCGGGCCGCCGCACGGGTGATCGCCGGACGGGTGGACCCTCGCGGGAAACTCCCGGTGGCGGTGCGGCGGGCGGATGATCCGGAGCAGGTGCTGTACCCGATCGGGCACGGGCTGACGTACTAG
- a CDS encoding S28 family serine protease, translated as MRKALRWLLALTVLIGTLSTAGAATAAEPEATGTDSTTDIKERLLSIPGMSLVEEKPYTGYRFFVLNYTQPVDHRKPSKGTFQQRITVLHKDVARPTVFFTSGYNVSTTPRRSEPTQIVDGNQVSLEYRFFTPSRPAPADWSKLDIWQAASDQHRVFKALKGIYGKKWISTGGSKGGMTATYYERFYPRDMDGVVAYVAPNDVVNKEDSAYDRFFARVGTEECRDRLNGVQREALVRREPLEKKYAAYAQDNGLTFKTIGSLDKAYEAVVLDYVWGFWQYSQLKDCDQIPADAKNATDDQIWDSVDTISGFSAYADQGLETYTPYYYQAGTQLGAPTIQFPHIEKKYIRYGYQPPRNFVPRDIPMKFQPQAMRDVDTWVRHNARRMLFVYGQNDPWGAEPFRLGQGAKDSYVVTAPGMNHGANVAGLVPEQKDLATARILDWAGVASSAVRSDPAAAEPLAKFDAKLDKRDVQREQMLRP; from the coding sequence ATGCGCAAGGCGCTCAGATGGCTGCTGGCGCTCACGGTGCTCATAGGCACGTTGAGCACGGCCGGAGCGGCCACCGCCGCCGAGCCGGAGGCCACCGGCACCGACAGCACCACTGACATCAAGGAAAGGCTGCTCTCCATACCGGGCATGAGCCTGGTCGAGGAGAAGCCGTACACCGGCTACCGCTTCTTCGTCCTGAACTACACGCAGCCGGTCGACCACCGGAAGCCGTCGAAGGGCACGTTCCAGCAGCGCATCACCGTGCTGCACAAGGACGTCGCGCGCCCGACGGTCTTCTTCACCAGCGGCTACAACGTCTCCACGACGCCCCGCCGCAGCGAGCCGACCCAGATCGTGGACGGTAACCAGGTCTCCCTGGAGTACCGCTTCTTCACCCCGTCCCGGCCCGCCCCGGCCGACTGGTCCAAGCTGGACATCTGGCAGGCGGCCAGCGACCAGCACCGCGTCTTCAAGGCGCTGAAGGGCATCTACGGCAAGAAGTGGATCTCCACGGGCGGCTCGAAGGGCGGCATGACCGCCACCTACTACGAGCGCTTCTACCCGCGTGACATGGACGGCGTGGTCGCCTACGTCGCCCCCAACGACGTCGTCAACAAGGAGGACTCGGCCTACGACCGCTTCTTCGCGCGCGTCGGCACCGAGGAGTGCCGCGACCGGCTGAACGGCGTGCAGCGCGAGGCACTGGTGCGCCGCGAACCGCTGGAGAAGAAGTACGCCGCCTACGCGCAGGACAACGGCCTCACCTTCAAGACCATCGGCAGCCTGGACAAGGCCTACGAGGCCGTCGTCCTCGACTACGTGTGGGGTTTCTGGCAGTACAGCCAGCTGAAGGACTGCGATCAGATCCCGGCCGACGCGAAGAACGCCACCGACGACCAGATCTGGGACTCCGTCGACACGATCTCCGGCTTCTCCGCCTATGCCGACCAGGGCCTGGAGACCTACACGCCGTACTACTACCAGGCCGGCACGCAGCTCGGCGCGCCGACGATCCAGTTCCCGCACATCGAGAAGAAGTACATCCGCTACGGCTACCAGCCGCCGCGGAACTTCGTCCCGCGTGACATCCCCATGAAGTTCCAGCCGCAGGCGATGCGGGACGTCGACACCTGGGTCCGGCACAACGCCCGCCGGATGCTCTTCGTCTACGGCCAGAACGACCCGTGGGGCGCGGAGCCGTTCCGCCTCGGCCAGGGCGCGAAGGACTCCTACGTCGTCACCGCCCCCGGCATGAACCACGGCGCCAACGTCGCGGGCCTCGTGCCCGAGCAGAAGGACCTCGCCACCGCCCGCATCCTCGACTGGGCCGGAGTCGCCTCCAGCGCGGTGCGGTCCGACCCGGCGGCGGCGGAGCCGCTGGCGAAGTTCGACGCCAAGCTGGACAAGCGGGACGTGCAGCGGGAGCAGATGCTGCGGCCGTAA
- a CDS encoding ABC transporter ATP-binding protein, with amino-acid sequence MTPQRGWARRLWAYAWRHPKDVVLALGSSLAGMAVMALVPLITKVIIDDVISDHTRSMTTWAGLLIAAALVVYVLTYIRRYYGGRLALDVQHDLRTEMYGTITRLDGRRQDELSTGQVVGRATSDLQLIQGLLFMLPMTIGNFLLFLISLVIMAWLSLPLTLVALAVAPALWWIAKRSRTRLHPSTWYAQAQAAAVAGVVDGAVSGVRVVKGFGQEEQETGKLRDVSRRLFAGRLRTIRLNSVYTPALQAVPALGQVAMLALGGWLAVGGHITLGTFVAFSTYLAQLVGPVRMLAMVLTVGQQARAGTERVLELIDTEPSLEDGRKELPADAPATVEFDDVSFGYDGAHGKTSPVLDGLSFEIRPGETLAVVGSSGSGKSTVSLLLPRFYDVTRGAVLVGGHDVRELTLESLRAAIGLVPEDSFLFSDTVRNNIAYGRSDATQEEIEQAARAAQADRFISELPDGYDTTVGEHGLTLSGGQRQRVALARAILSDPRLLVLDDATSAVDARVEHEIHEALKEVMRGRTTLLIAHRRSTLNLADRIAVLDGGRLADIGTHDELQRRSALYRRLLTDPDELGAVSPGHTQPACPQEDTSVRDELDAEFDAERGVTPRLWTGDRERKDLALAESPATPELLAQVEALPPATDAPDVDEKQAVQPEESYGLRRLLRGFGLPLLVSLGLVAVDAGMGLLLPIMIRHGIDSGVTQAALGAVWAASLLALLTVAVQWAAQVGEIRMTGRTGERVLYSLRLKIFSQLQRLGLDYYERELTGRIMTRMTTDVDALSTFLQTGLVTAFVSVVTFFGIMIALLVIDVELALVVFATLPPLIIATFFFRRASVKAYELARERVSVVNADLQESVSGLRIVQAFRRERDGGRRFAGHSDSYRQARIRGQWLISVYFPFVQFLSSVAAAAVLIVGGARVDDGTLAIGSLVAYLLYIDLFFAPVQQLSQVFDGYQQASVSLGRIQELLQEPTSTKSADEPREVLSLRGEIAFEDVHFAYGDDEEALGGVDLRIPAGQTVAFVGETGAGKSTLVKLVARFYDPTGGRVTVDGTDLRALDITSYRHRLGVVPQEAYLFQGTVRDAIAYGRPDATDAEVEAAARAVGAHEMIATLEGGYLHEVAERGRNLSAGQRQLIALARAELVDPDVLLLDEATAALDLATEAQVNQATDRLAGRRTTLVVAHRLTTAARADRVVVMDHGRVAEDGTHEELLARGGRYAELWRTFIGAAEPEEPVGASR; translated from the coding sequence GTGACACCGCAACGGGGATGGGCACGACGACTGTGGGCCTACGCATGGCGCCACCCGAAGGACGTCGTGCTCGCCCTCGGCTCCTCCCTGGCCGGCATGGCGGTCATGGCCCTCGTCCCGCTGATCACCAAGGTGATCATCGACGACGTCATCAGTGACCACACCCGCTCGATGACCACCTGGGCCGGCCTCCTCATCGCCGCCGCACTGGTCGTCTACGTCCTCACCTACATCCGCCGCTACTACGGCGGCCGCCTCGCCCTCGACGTCCAGCACGACCTGCGGACGGAGATGTACGGCACGATCACCCGGCTCGACGGCCGCCGCCAGGACGAGCTGTCCACCGGCCAGGTCGTCGGCCGGGCCACCAGCGACCTCCAGCTCATCCAGGGCCTGCTGTTCATGCTCCCGATGACCATCGGGAACTTCCTGCTGTTCCTGATCTCCCTGGTGATCATGGCGTGGCTGTCGCTGCCGCTGACCCTGGTCGCCCTGGCCGTCGCCCCCGCCCTGTGGTGGATCGCCAAGCGCAGCCGCACCCGGCTGCACCCCTCCACCTGGTACGCCCAGGCCCAGGCCGCCGCCGTCGCCGGCGTGGTCGACGGTGCCGTCAGCGGTGTCCGCGTGGTGAAGGGCTTCGGGCAGGAGGAGCAGGAGACCGGCAAGCTCAGGGACGTCAGCCGCCGCCTCTTCGCCGGGCGGCTGCGCACCATCCGCCTGAACTCCGTCTACACCCCGGCCCTCCAGGCCGTCCCCGCCCTCGGCCAGGTCGCGATGCTGGCGCTCGGCGGCTGGCTCGCGGTGGGCGGGCACATCACGCTCGGCACGTTCGTCGCCTTCTCGACCTACCTCGCCCAGCTGGTCGGCCCGGTCCGCATGCTCGCCATGGTCCTCACCGTCGGCCAGCAGGCCCGCGCGGGCACCGAGCGCGTCCTGGAGCTGATCGACACCGAGCCGTCCCTCGAGGACGGCCGCAAGGAACTGCCCGCCGACGCCCCCGCCACCGTCGAGTTCGACGACGTCTCCTTCGGCTACGACGGCGCCCACGGCAAAACCAGCCCCGTCCTCGACGGGCTCTCCTTCGAGATCCGCCCCGGCGAGACTCTCGCCGTCGTCGGCTCCTCCGGCTCCGGCAAGTCCACGGTCTCCCTGCTGCTGCCGCGCTTCTACGACGTCACCCGCGGTGCCGTCCTCGTCGGCGGCCACGACGTGCGCGAACTGACCCTGGAGTCGCTCAGGGCCGCGATCGGGCTGGTCCCGGAGGACTCCTTCCTCTTCTCCGACACGGTCCGCAACAACATCGCCTACGGCCGCTCGGACGCCACCCAGGAGGAGATCGAGCAGGCCGCCCGCGCCGCCCAGGCGGACCGGTTCATCAGCGAGCTGCCCGACGGCTACGACACCACCGTCGGCGAGCACGGCCTCACCCTCTCCGGCGGCCAGCGCCAGCGCGTCGCCCTCGCCCGCGCCATCCTCAGCGACCCGCGCCTGCTGGTCCTGGACGACGCCACCTCCGCCGTGGACGCCCGGGTCGAGCACGAGATCCACGAGGCCCTGAAGGAGGTCATGCGGGGCCGCACCACCCTGCTGATCGCCCACCGCCGCTCCACCCTGAACCTCGCCGACCGCATCGCCGTCCTGGACGGCGGCCGCCTCGCCGACATCGGCACCCACGACGAACTCCAGCGGCGCTCCGCCCTCTACCGGCGCCTGCTCACCGACCCCGACGAGCTGGGCGCGGTCTCCCCGGGCCACACCCAGCCGGCCTGCCCCCAGGAGGACACCTCCGTCCGGGACGAGCTGGACGCCGAGTTCGACGCCGAGCGCGGGGTCACCCCACGGCTGTGGACCGGCGACCGCGAGCGCAAGGACCTCGCCCTCGCCGAGAGCCCCGCCACCCCCGAGCTCCTCGCCCAGGTGGAGGCGCTGCCCCCGGCCACCGACGCCCCCGACGTCGACGAGAAGCAGGCCGTCCAGCCGGAGGAGTCCTACGGCCTGCGCCGGCTGCTGCGCGGCTTCGGACTGCCGCTGCTGGTCAGCCTCGGCCTGGTCGCCGTCGACGCGGGCATGGGCCTGCTGCTGCCGATCATGATCCGGCACGGCATCGACTCCGGCGTCACCCAGGCCGCGCTCGGCGCCGTGTGGGCGGCGTCGCTGCTCGCGCTGCTGACGGTGGCCGTGCAGTGGGCGGCCCAGGTCGGCGAGATCCGGATGACCGGACGCACCGGCGAGCGGGTGCTGTACTCGCTCCGGCTGAAGATCTTCTCCCAGCTCCAGCGCCTCGGGCTGGACTACTACGAGCGGGAGCTGACCGGCCGGATCATGACCCGGATGACGACCGATGTCGACGCGCTGTCGACGTTCCTGCAGACGGGCCTGGTCACCGCCTTCGTCTCGGTCGTCACCTTCTTCGGCATCATGATCGCCCTGCTGGTCATCGACGTGGAGCTCGCACTCGTCGTCTTCGCGACCCTGCCGCCGCTGATCATCGCCACGTTCTTCTTCCGCCGGGCGAGCGTGAAGGCCTACGAACTGGCCCGCGAACGGGTGTCGGTGGTCAACGCCGACCTCCAGGAGTCGGTGTCCGGGCTGCGGATCGTGCAGGCCTTCCGGCGCGAGCGGGACGGCGGGCGGCGGTTCGCCGGGCACAGCGACAGCTACCGCCAAGCGCGCATCCGGGGCCAGTGGCTGATCTCCGTGTACTTCCCCTTCGTGCAGTTCCTGTCGTCGGTGGCGGCGGCGGCCGTGCTGATCGTGGGCGGGGCGCGGGTCGACGACGGGACACTGGCGATCGGCTCGCTGGTGGCCTACCTGCTCTACATCGACCTGTTCTTCGCTCCCGTGCAACAGCTGTCCCAGGTCTTCGACGGCTACCAGCAGGCGTCCGTCTCGCTGGGCCGCATCCAGGAACTGCTCCAGGAGCCGACGTCGACGAAGTCCGCCGACGAGCCCCGCGAAGTGCTGTCCCTGCGCGGCGAGATCGCGTTCGAGGACGTGCACTTCGCCTACGGTGACGACGAAGAGGCCCTCGGCGGCGTCGACCTGCGCATCCCCGCCGGGCAGACCGTCGCGTTCGTCGGCGAGACCGGGGCCGGCAAGTCGACCCTCGTCAAGCTCGTGGCCCGCTTCTACGACCCGACCGGCGGCCGGGTCACCGTCGACGGCACCGATCTGCGCGCCCTCGACATCACCTCGTACCGGCACCGTCTCGGAGTCGTCCCGCAGGAGGCGTACCTCTTCCAGGGCACCGTCCGCGACGCCATCGCCTACGGCCGCCCCGACGCCACCGACGCCGAGGTCGAGGCGGCGGCCCGGGCGGTCGGCGCGCACGAGATGATCGCCACCCTGGAGGGCGGCTACCTCCACGAGGTCGCCGAGCGCGGCCGCAACCTCTCCGCCGGACAGCGGCAGCTCATCGCCCTGGCCCGCGCCGAACTGGTCGACCCGGACGTCCTGCTGCTCGACGAGGCGACGGCCGCCCTCGACCTGGCCACGGAGGCCCAGGTCAACCAGGCGACCGACCGCCTGGCGGGCCGCCGCACCACACTCGTCGTCGCCCACCGCCTCACCACCGCCGCCCGCGCCGACCGGGTCGTCGTCATGGACCACGGCCGGGTCGCCGAGGACGGCACGCACGAGGAGCTGCTCGCGCGCGGCGGGCGGTACGCCGAGCTGTGGCGGACGTTCATCGGGGCCGCGGAGCCGGAGGAGCCGGTCGGCGCGTCCCGCTGA
- a CDS encoding acyl-CoA dehydrogenase family protein, whose amino-acid sequence MRRTVFNEDHEAFRETLRAFIEAEVVPVYDEWFAAGQAPRDFYYKLGELGIFGINVPEEFGGAGLESHKFEAVLYEETARAGVQFGGSGVHVLLALPYIKMLATDEQKKRYLPKFVTGEEMWAIAMTEPGTGSDLAGMKSTAKLSEDGTHYVLNGAKTFITGGVHADRVIVCARTAAPTAEDRRHGISLFAVDTKSEGYSVGRKLDKLGLKTSDTAELAFVDVKVPVEDLLGEENKGFYYLGHNLASERWGIAFGAYAQAKAAVRFAKQYVQERTVFGKPVAHFQNTKFELAACQAEVDAAEAVADRATEALDAGELTPAEAASAKLFCTEVAHRVIDRCLQLHGGYGYMNEYPIARLYADNRVNRIYGGTSEIMKSIIAKDMGL is encoded by the coding sequence GTGCGCCGTACGGTGTTCAACGAGGATCACGAGGCGTTCCGGGAGACCCTGCGCGCCTTCATCGAGGCCGAGGTCGTACCGGTGTACGACGAGTGGTTCGCGGCGGGCCAGGCGCCCCGCGACTTCTACTACAAGCTCGGTGAGCTGGGCATCTTCGGGATCAACGTCCCCGAGGAGTTCGGCGGCGCGGGCCTGGAGAGCCACAAGTTCGAGGCCGTGCTCTACGAGGAGACCGCTCGCGCGGGCGTCCAGTTCGGCGGCTCCGGCGTGCACGTGCTGCTCGCCCTCCCCTACATCAAGATGCTCGCCACCGACGAGCAGAAGAAGCGCTACCTGCCGAAGTTCGTCACCGGCGAGGAGATGTGGGCCATCGCGATGACGGAGCCGGGCACCGGTTCCGACCTCGCGGGCATGAAGTCCACCGCCAAGCTGAGTGAGGACGGCACGCACTACGTCCTCAACGGCGCCAAGACCTTCATCACCGGCGGTGTGCACGCCGACCGCGTGATCGTCTGCGCCCGGACGGCCGCCCCGACCGCCGAGGACCGCCGGCACGGCATCTCCCTCTTCGCCGTGGACACCAAGTCCGAGGGCTACTCGGTCGGCCGCAAGCTCGACAAGCTCGGCCTGAAGACCTCCGACACCGCCGAGCTGGCGTTCGTCGACGTCAAGGTGCCCGTCGAGGACCTCCTCGGCGAGGAGAACAAGGGCTTCTACTACCTCGGCCACAACCTGGCCTCCGAGCGCTGGGGCATCGCCTTCGGCGCCTACGCCCAGGCCAAGGCCGCCGTCCGGTTCGCCAAGCAGTACGTGCAGGAGCGCACGGTCTTCGGCAAGCCGGTCGCCCACTTCCAGAACACCAAGTTCGAGCTGGCCGCCTGCCAGGCCGAGGTGGACGCGGCCGAGGCCGTCGCCGACCGCGCGACCGAGGCCCTCGACGCCGGTGAGCTCACCCCCGCCGAGGCCGCCTCCGCGAAGCTGTTCTGCACCGAGGTCGCCCACCGCGTCATCGACCGCTGCCTCCAGCTGCACGGCGGCTACGGCTACATGAACGAGTACCCGATCGCCCGCCTGTACGCGGACAACCGCGTCAACCGCATCTACGGCGGCACCAGCGAGATCATGAAGTCGATCATCGCCAAGGACATGGGCCTGTAA
- a CDS encoding acyl-CoA thioesterase: MSQALQDLLDLLDLEQIEEDIFRGRSRSAVVPRVFGGQVAAQALVAAGRTVPEDRPAHSLHAYFLRPGDPGAPIVYTVDRIRDGRSFTTRRVVAVQHGKPIFHLSASFQVYEDGLDHQERMPDAPDPVALPTGEERLRGYGHLDPAVVEKFLEARAAVDLRYVDEPPYGKFGEPREPHSQVWFRTNGKLADDPLLHVVLATYVSDMTLLDSVLLAHGRGGWAVGDVVGASLDHAMWFHRPFRADEWLLYDQESPSAYGGRGLGQARIYTQDGRLAITVIQEGVVRVPREPGTS; this comes from the coding sequence ATGAGTCAGGCACTACAGGACCTCCTCGATCTGCTCGACCTGGAGCAGATCGAGGAGGACATCTTCCGCGGCCGGTCCCGGTCCGCCGTCGTCCCGCGCGTCTTCGGCGGGCAGGTCGCGGCCCAGGCGCTCGTCGCCGCCGGGCGGACGGTCCCCGAGGACCGGCCCGCGCACTCGCTGCACGCGTACTTCCTGCGCCCCGGCGATCCCGGCGCGCCCATCGTCTACACCGTCGACCGGATCCGCGACGGCCGCTCCTTCACCACCCGCCGCGTGGTCGCCGTCCAGCACGGCAAGCCGATCTTCCACCTCTCGGCGTCCTTCCAGGTGTACGAGGACGGGCTGGACCATCAGGAGCGCATGCCGGACGCGCCCGATCCCGTCGCGCTGCCCACCGGTGAGGAACGGCTGCGCGGCTACGGCCATCTCGACCCGGCGGTCGTGGAGAAGTTCCTCGAGGCCCGGGCCGCCGTCGATCTGCGCTACGTCGACGAGCCGCCGTACGGGAAGTTCGGCGAACCACGCGAGCCGCACTCCCAGGTCTGGTTCCGGACCAACGGCAAGCTGGCCGACGATCCGCTGCTGCACGTCGTCCTCGCCACCTACGTCTCCGACATGACGCTCCTCGACTCCGTGCTGCTCGCGCACGGGCGGGGCGGCTGGGCCGTCGGGGACGTCGTCGGGGCTTCGCTGGACCACGCGATGTGGTTCCACCGGCCGTTCCGCGCCGACGAGTGGCTGCTCTACGACCAGGAGTCCCCGTCCGCGTACGGCGGTCGGGGACTGGGGCAGGCCCGGATATACACGCAGGACGGGCGGCTGGCCATCACGGTGATCCAGGAGGGCGTGGTCCGCGTCCCGCGCGAGCCGGGCACTAGCTGA
- a CDS encoding phosphatase: MPIPGTPSRAELVDHLVRTRIAGDVATPRENNLSHYRKLANADRHYWFGLELGDRWSDEQDVLAVMAERVGVNDDPEYRYGQDTIDPELTVAALDRLAGRLRKAADGQQRVLFATGHPGGLLDVHRATASALRAAGCEIVVIPDGLTTEEGYVMQFADVAVLEHGATLWHTHSGEPMKAILTALEREGRPLPDLVVADHGWAGYAGQHGVDSVGYADSNDPALFLAEAEGTVQVTVPLDDHVVSPRHYDPMTAYLLAEAGLS; encoded by the coding sequence ATGCCGATACCCGGGACACCCAGCCGCGCCGAACTCGTCGACCACCTCGTCAGGACGCGCATCGCGGGCGATGTCGCCACCCCCCGCGAGAACAACCTCTCCCACTACCGCAAGCTGGCGAACGCCGACCGCCACTACTGGTTCGGCCTGGAACTCGGCGACCGCTGGAGCGACGAGCAGGACGTCCTCGCGGTGATGGCGGAACGGGTCGGCGTGAACGACGACCCCGAGTACCGGTACGGACAGGACACCATCGACCCCGAGCTGACCGTCGCGGCCCTGGACCGGCTCGCCGGCCGGCTGCGCAAGGCGGCGGACGGGCAGCAGCGGGTCCTGTTCGCCACCGGTCACCCCGGCGGCCTGCTCGACGTGCACCGCGCGACCGCGTCCGCCCTGCGCGCGGCCGGCTGCGAGATCGTCGTCATCCCCGACGGACTGACGACGGAGGAGGGCTACGTCATGCAGTTCGCGGACGTGGCGGTCCTGGAGCACGGCGCCACCCTGTGGCACACCCACTCGGGCGAGCCGATGAAGGCCATCCTGACCGCCCTGGAGCGCGAGGGCCGCCCGCTGCCCGACCTGGTCGTCGCCGACCACGGCTGGGCGGGCTACGCGGGACAGCACGGCGTGGACTCCGTCGGCTACGCCGACTCCAACGACCCGGCCCTCTTCCTCGCCGAGGCCGAGGGCACCGTGCAGGTGACGGTGCCCCTCGACGACCACGTGGTCAGCCCCCGCCACTACGACCCGATGACGGCGTACCTCCTGGCGGAGGCGGGCCTCAGCTAG